The nucleotide sequence TATCACGTAGCTTCTTCCAGGCAGAGCAGTTCTCGAGTGCCTGTGATGGCTCCGGGCCAATGAGGTCTTCCTTGGTCAGCAGCATGTTGTCCACGGTGCGttggcttcttctctctttcacGAGCCGTTTTGCCTGACGCTCTGCGATACGTGCGCTGGCATTTTCGACTGCTCGTGCGTTTGCAAACCCTTCCTTACCACGTCCGCGGCCAACACGTCGAGAGACAATACGACTGTACAAACCATCCAGTCCGCCTTCTATCTTCATCTGTCCATTATACTTTTTGTTCATTCGGTATTTCAAAATCTGACGCAGCTCATCGTCGTTATAGTCGTCGAACCGGAGCTCATGCGGAAACCGACTTGGTAACCCTGGATTGTGACCAAGGAACTTCTCCATCCGGCTTCGATATCCTGCAAGTACGACGACGATCTTTCCTGTCAGATTTTCGACTTCGGCCAGGAGATAGTCTATGACATTTGTACCCGCTGACATGCCTTCGGTTAGCTGGTACGCCTCGTCAATGAATAGTACACCTCCACCGTTGTTGAGTatcttgttgattatcttctCGCATCCCGAGACTCCATCGTTTGCCAGTCGTGATCCGGTGGTCTCCTCGAAGGTATTACCAGGAAGCACTCCGACAGATGCGAGAAAGCTGGCGTATAAGCGCGCAACGGTTGTTTTACCTGACAAAGTGAGCATAGAGCCATTCTATAACACCAGATAGACGTACCAGTTCCAGGGTTCCCGACCAGCACGGTCCCAAACCGCTCGTTCTTTAAATCTACATTCTGACGGGTTGCGGTGTCTACTTGGGCCTTGATGGAGAGGAACTTTTCCTTGACGCCCTCGAGACCGATCATACCCATCAGTGTATCAATTTCAGTGCTCTGTGCTCCTTCAAACTGCTTTTGAAAATCCCAATCTGCCTGGGCATCAGACTTCGCCGGCTCTGAAGCCCCGTTTTTATCTGCTTTGCCACCAGGATCGCCATTCCGTTCGTGCTCGTGATGGTTCTTACGGTCTGCAAAGCCATTAAATCCTGGGCAGTGTTCATCGCCATTAATATTGACACTGATGTCACTCATCGAGCCCTCCTTCCCTGACTTCAACTTTGCAAGTTCCGCGCGGTATTGGTCAATAATCTTTTGGCGTTGCTGTGACTCGTACTCCTCCCTTCGAAGACGGCGTTGGTGCCCAATCTCCTCCTGTAGCTCTGCGAGCTCGCGCGCGTATTGACTTTGCCTTCTCTCGCGTTCAGCCTCTAGCTTCATGTCTCTCTGGCGCCGTTTCTCCTTGGTTTCGTCCTCAGCAACACAATAGCGACAAATCATTCCGCTTTGGAAGCAGGGTTGAGTAGCCCGGTGGCCACGGGGGCACGTTGAATCGACGATGTTATAGCATATCATCTTGGAATGGTCCGAGAGTTGGTGGCATTTCGAGGGACAAGAATGGACTCCGCAGTTGAGCATCGCACCACTGGCCGGGGTTAGATTTTCATATGATAGCGAATCGTGAGTATACATGTCACTCACCAAGGTAAGGGACAACCGCCATCTGGACACTCCGTatcaaaatcctccttgGTTTTGAGAACGGCCTGTCGACCATGCCGCTCACACCTGACAGGCAACCCGTCATACAAATGGTGATTGGCATCCATGTGGTTGGTAAACGAGGTCCAAAGTTCCTTTCCCTTGCGGCTCTTGACGAATGCCTCCGAGTTCCCTACCATTATCAACACGTCGCGAGCTCGAGATAGTAAAACGTTCAGTCGCTGCGGTGCAGCCATAAAGCCGATGTCTCCATTATCGTTGCTGCGAGTAAGTGATACGATGACAATGTCGCTCTCCTCGCCTTGGTAGTTGTCTGATTGCAGTTAGAGCCAGCTATAAAACCTGATCATCCTTATGCATAGATTCTTACCTATGGTGGACAAGCGAATAGGTCGCTTTCGATGCTGAGCCCCAGCGTTAGATAGCAAGCCCGCTCGAACAAGATCATACGAATCCAGATCATTCAACACTGGATCGTTCTCCTTCTTCAGTTTATCTCGCAGCAGATGCAGTTGTCCCAGATAGGGAGTGAGAACAACCAACTTGTCCGTTCCATATCCCTGTTGCCCGAGGTATTTCACAATCTTCAGTACAATCTCGACCTCAAATATGTTACGCTTACTTCCTTTCGCGCCCTCATCTCGACGATCGGAAATTGCTCCAAACTGTTCCTCGGGGTTGCGATGATCCAAGAATATAACGCGGTCTTGTAGCCCTCGTGGCGATGGACGATTCAGCGTCTTCGGATCATCCAACAAATCGGGATAGGTCAGATGTTTCACGAGTGATGAAATCTCGGGACACATGCGATGCTGTTTGGCCAGTGTCGAGTGCGGATAGCCAGCAACGACTAAACGTTCGAAAAGAGAGCGGTTCAAGTCGTAACCATGGCCTTTCTCGACAGAAAGCGCATAATTGTTGATCTTGGGCCGCAGCTGTTGATGGTCACCGATGAGCACGAGTTGTTTTGTTTCGGAGCCCATGGCAGTCAGAACGTGCGATTCCAAGATCTCACCAGCCTCTTCGAGTACTACAATACCAGGTTCAACCTGGCGGAGATCTTCACTATACATCGCAGCTCCTGTCGTGGTGCACCCGATGATTCGTTTGGTCTTCAAAACCGTTAAGGTTCTCTCGTTCCACATTTTCCCAAGCCGGTCTTGGATAGTGTCAAATTGTTGGGCGATGGCCTGCGTATTGAGGACCTGTTCCTCGAGCAAGGCCTTTTTCCATTTGTTGATGTGGCCTTTGCGTGCTTCCGGCTCTATATCCCATACCTGCTGGCTCTCTCTTGGCAGCTGTTTGACCAACGCCCCAGGGTGCTGGCCTTGGGCCCAAGTCCCAAAAAGATAATGTGAATTTACGGCTTTTCCATGTGCACCCACAACAGACATGCCGTCGTCCTGCTTTGGAGGAATGAATGCCTCGTAGAAGACTGTATCTTCGAACTCCAAGAACTCCAAAATAGCTCCAGTGTTTACGGCGAAATTCTGTAGAGCGTCAACTGCCCCCGTCAAGTTGTCCTCCAGGTTACTCGCTTCAGATTCTAACGAGTTAATCACATCCCAGCTAGAACGGCCTCGCCGATAGGGGATTCGTTGTTTCGGCAGGGTGAGCTCAAGAGTCTGTGAAGAGGACTTGGATCCAAGCCTAACAATAGCCTCTTTATTGATTCCTATATCAAGAAGATCTTCGAGAAACTGATCTAAAGCATGGTTCGTATAGCACATGACAACAATTTTTTCATTGGTGTGTTCATGGAATGCCTTGGTCAACAGAGCGCCAACGAAGGATTTTCCGGTTCCTTGAGTCATTAACTATGCTGCTTTATAGTAGAAAAAAGAGGATTAGCGTACCTGGAGGCCCTTGGATAAGGCTTACGCTCTGTTTCAGACCCGCAAGGAAGGATTCATGCTGGGAAGTCTCTAGACTGACGGGCTTTTTCGTCTTCAAGATATGCTGAAGGTCGGTAATCCCCGCAGCTGTAATTTGATGGAGAATTGAAGAGCTGATTAGCGCTGACGATGCTGCCGGGTCACCTTTATTGTGCTGTAACAGTTCCTTTGCCAGGGCCAGGTCGGTCTTGCTCTGGAGGCATTTTAAAATCGGCTCGTAAGCGAACACGGGTGCATCGACCATGAGAAAATCGACATCGTTGTACAGTTTTAGCGCTAGGAGTGTTTCTTTCAGCGCTGCTTCCCCCAGGATTTGCAATACTACCTGAGGAGGGTCGAGGGACAATGTATCAATATCGCGCTCGATTGTGCCAAATGCAATGATTTCCCCATGGCGAGTGAGACATCCAAACGAATGGTGTCTGAGGAATTGCGGGTTGTCCTTCAAATATTGTTTCTTTTGATCATGAGTGAGTCCAGACAACGACTCCAGTCCCTTTTCACAAGCAAGCGACAGAGCAAAAGGCTTGAACCTCTTACCCTCACGGCAGCGGGCTCCACGCAAAGACAATCGCCGCAGAAGTGTAAAAGATCGGCGTCCCTTCTTCTGTCCACGGGCGATCTGAATATCATCGCGCAACTCAGAGATCATGTCTTCTCTCAGGAGACGGAACTGATTGTCCAGATGAGCGGTGATACGTGTTTCCGCAGGGATGTTGGCTATCTCATCGGCACGGCGGTAGAAGGGCTTCTCGGTGGATGTAAATTCACCAGCCGTTGGATAAATGGCAATTTTCCAAAACTCGGCAAAGTCGTTATCGTGGCGGCCTCCGGGCGCAAATTCAGGATCCAGGGGCGCACTGGAGGATCGAACGCGCAGAATATGCTCGATCTTATGCCCCAGAGCGCGAATATCTGGCAACGATGACTGCTGGAGCGATCCATCACTGACCACTATGTTTGCATCTTCTGTCAGGTCGATCTGGCTAGATGGAGGCAGAGAAAGTAACTCGAACAGCATCCAGGCGAATGCATAAGTTGAATCCTCGCTCAGCTTCCGCGTCTGAAATGCGTGCATAAAAGCGTTCCATATTGTCCGGGGTTCCACAATAGTAGTCAGTAGCTGCTGGAGAAACTGGCCATTGCACAGTTGCTTCACAACAGGATCCGACAGGTAGCGTATAAAGGAAGCTGTAGTCTGGTTGATAAATGCTGGAGACAGGTCGAACCGAAGGCCGTTATGGATGGCAGCGCGTGCTTCCGGACTGGCGATTAGGCGCTCAATACAGGTTGAACGATTGGATTGCTCAAGGATAGCTTCAACGAAAAGCTTCACATTGTCAGACGTCGTCAATGCCTTCTTGCCATATAACACTTGGCCGAAGAATTTGTCCAGTCGAACAGTACGTTGATTAGGCCGATTCATTTTGTGCCAACGATAGTAGTCGCAGGAcagatgatgttgaagagATAGTTCCACGAAGGGGAATATAGCTATCAGGAGGCTCAGAAATGGCAGATGCCCAGCTTCAAAATGCAAACCCCACGGCCCGCAGTCTTATGCTGACCCCTCCATAAACAAAGAGATAAATGGCGAGACAAAAAGACGGACAGCTGGCGCTTGCATCGGCCAATTAATGGGCTTTGATAGCTGCATTGTGCCGCATTGATGCAGCAACGGATGTCGTTAAACAAAGATAAGTTGCGGATGACGCCACTTTGATCGAGACACTCAAATCGCTAAATATAATAAAAAATCTCAGCACTCTTATTTTTCTGGTCGCAACAATTTTCCGTCGTGTGCGAAATCACCATGTCGATGCAGCAGCGAGGGCGTGGCGCGCGGGCTCGAGGTGGACGCGGCAGGGCAGGATATTCAGGGCGCCCGCGAGTCGTTGCGAGCAAAAGCTGGAGAAAACTGCAAACCCAAGAGACCCTTGCGCCGGTGCTCGGATCTAAGCTGGCTGAGGTGCATGAAAGCAATCTGGCCGATGTTAGTAGGGTTGATGAGAAGTCCGCAAAAATATCCGACTGCAAGGATATCGCATCGTTCAACTGGTTAAATGAGAAAGAACCTACGATATTGATACCAGGTGGGTTTCGAACACGAAGGTTGGGGATCTGCGCTCACTGTCATGGACGCTCAGGAAATCCA is from Aspergillus chevalieri M1 DNA, chromosome 8, nearly complete sequence and encodes:
- a CDS encoding uncharacterized protein (COG:O;~EggNog:ENOG410PK6V;~InterPro:IPR041677,IPR003959,IPR027417,IPR003593, IPR041679,IPR041627,IPR000641;~PFAM:PF00004,PF13245,PF13086,PF17866,PF13087;~go_function: GO:0004386 - helicase activity [Evidence IEA];~go_function: GO:0005524 - ATP binding [Evidence IEA];~go_function: GO:0016887 - ATPase activity [Evidence IEA]), producing MNRPNQRTVRLDKFFGQVLYGKKALTTSDNVKLFVEAILEQSNRSTCIERLIASPEARAAIHNGLRFDLSPAFINQTTASFIRYLSDPVVKQLCNGQFLQQLLTTIVEPRTIWNAFMHAFQTRKLSEDSTYAFAWMLFELLSLPPSSQIDLTEDANIVVSDGSLQQSSLPDIRALGHKIEHILRVRSSSAPLDPEFAPGGRHDNDFAEFWKIAIYPTAGEFTSTEKPFYRRADEIANIPAETRITAHLDNQFRLLREDMISELRDDIQIARGQKKGRRSFTLLRRLSLRGARCREGKRFKPFALSLACEKGLESLSGLTHDQKKQYLKDNPQFLRHHSFGCLTRHGEIIAFGTIERDIDTLSLDPPQVVLQILGEAALKETLLALKLYNDVDFLMVDAPVFAYEPILKCLQSKTDLALAKELLQHNKGDPAASSALISSSILHQITAAGITDLQHILKTKKPVSLETSQHESFLAGLKQSVSLIQGPPGTGKSFVGALLTKAFHEHTNEKIVVMCYTNHALDQFLEDLLDIGINKEAIVRLGSKSSSQTLELTLPKQRIPYRRGRSSWDVINSLESEASNLEDNLTGAVDALQNFAVNTGAILEFLEFEDTVFYEAFIPPKQDDGMSVVGAHGKAVNSHYLFGTWAQGQHPGALVKQLPRESQQVWDIEPEARKGHINKWKKALLEEQVLNTQAIAQQFDTIQDRLGKMWNERTLTVLKTKRIIGCTTTGAAMYSEDLRQVEPGIVVLEEAGEILESHVLTAMGSETKQLVLIGDHQQLRPKINNYALSVEKGHGYDLNRSLFERLVVAGYPHSTLAKQHRMCPEISSLVKHLTYPDLLDDPKTLNRPSPRGLQDRVIFLDHRNPEEQFGAISDRRDEGAKGSKRNIFEVEIVLKIVKYLGQQGYGTDKLVVLTPYLGQLHLLRDKLKKENDPVLNDLDSYDLVRAGLLSNAGAQHRKRPIRLSTIDNYQGEESDIVIVSLTRSNDNGDIGFMAAPQRLNVLLSRARDVLIMVGNSEAFVKSRKGKELWTSFTNHMDANHHLYDGLPVRCERHGRQAVLKTKEDFDTECPDGGCPLPCGAMLNCGVHSCPSKCHQLSDHSKMICYNIVDSTCPRGHRATQPCFQSGMICRYCVAEDETKEKRRQRDMKLEAERERRQSQYARELAELQEEIGHQRRLRREEYESQQRQKIIDQYRAELAKLKSGKEGSMSDISVNINGDEHCPGFNGFADRKNHHEHERNGDPGGKADKNGASEPAKSDAQADWDFQKQFEGAQSTEIDTLMGMIGLEGVKEKFLSIKAQVDTATRQNVDLKNERFGTVLVGNPGTGKTTVARLYASFLASVGVLPGNTFEETTGSRLANDGVSGCEKIINKILNNGGGVLFIDEAYQLTEGMSAGTNVIDYLLAEVENLTGKIVVVLAGYRSRMEKFLGHNPGLPSRFPHELRFDDYNDDELRQILKYRMNKKYNGQMKIEGGLDGLYSRIVSRRVGRGRGKEGFANARAVENASARIAERQAKRLVKERRSQRTVDNMLLTKEDLIGPEPSQALENCSAWKKLRDMIGLQSVKDTLRALLDSIQDNYRRELEEKTLVDFTLNKVFLGSPGTGKTSVAKLYGQILVDLGMLSSGEVVVKTPADFVGSVLGESEKNTKGVLASTVGKVLVIDEAYGLAGGGGRNGSGASTDPYRSSVVDTIVAEVQSTPGDDRCVLLLGYQDQMMEMFQNVNPGLGRRFPMDSAFIFEDFTDDELGQVLDLKLKQQAFETTAQGRKVALEVLARARNRPNFGNAGEIDILLNGAKVRHQQRLSAERASGRLSTNTSRFEPQDFDKEYDRGERAETNIPMLFAGNVGCEKIVEQLEGYRQTVRNMRKLDIDPRDQIPFNFLFRGPPGTGKTTTARKMGKVYYDMGFLSSADVIESSATDLIGQYLGETSPKTQALLEKALGRVLLVDEAYRLGEGPYAKDAINEMVDCITKPKFKQKLIIILAGYDGEINGLMALNPGLTSRFPESISFQNLDANACVNLLTTLLSSQKHKLNQRLGNVNMDALEHPTLPFLEDLKARFSALAQISNWANARDVETLAQAIFRNAVKSITNNCFVVDQKIVLSEADRMITERMHRQTTSLSNGHTPALQNSFAMNMQAPHTHPTKTSFNTHSHQRPPEEEQEQQLESSQPPVDVKKLRDPGVTDDVWTRLQQDKAAEEAREKQYQKLLEEENATSKAVENAQRKETDAANRVKQDQDHNDDAMKRHEQERLKHELERRAYEDELERLKKQREEEQKRRKQEQKVQKKLREMGVCCAGFQWIKQESGYRCAGGSHYMSNEQLGM